From the Thiovulum sp. ES genome, the window AATTCTTTCCAAATTTTTCCAAAAGAGATTCACCATTTTTGTTTTTGTGAAAAGTGTCAAGTTCAATCTGTTCAGCTGGATTTAATTCACGGAATTTTGTCAAGATTTGGATTCCAGTTTCAACAATTTCTAAAATTGTTTGTGGAGTGAATTTTTCAACTTCAACTTTTTGCACAGAGTAAGAACCAGTTTTCCGAATTTCTGGAAGAACTTCTTCCGTGATCCACTCTTCGATTTTTTCAGCTTCAGGAAGTCGAGATTTGTTAATTAATCTCCAAACATCAGACTCCGGAATAAGTTGAAAATTCTTAAAGTTGTTTCCTAAATCTTTTGGAAAATCTAACCCCGCCATTTTGTCGGAGTTAAAAAAATCTCCAATAGAAAATGATTTTTTACAGTGTTGTCGGATTGCTTTATCAGTGTCAGAATATCCTAATATTTTAGCAATATCTTTTGCAATAAAATACTCTTTTCCGTCCATTAAGATAATTCTCACCTTAAAATCGTTAAAATGATTTTCAATAAGTTGCACAAAGTCTCCTTATGTTAAATTTTGATAAGAGAAAAATCTTGCTAGGGTCATTCTCTTATCATTTAATTTTAATATTAAATACATTAATTTAAACTCAAATTATTTGTTTTTTACTTTAATATTGGTTAAAAGTTATTGGAAAATAGAAAAAGAAAACAAACAACTGTAATGTTAGATGAAAAAATAAGAGTAGAAGCATTAAAAATTGCAAAAACAAAAGGTTTGAATACTCTTTCAACTCTTTTAAATGTTTTGATGGTGGAATATGTTGAAAATCATCAAAAAAATGAACCCCGCTAAACTTTGAAGATTGTCGGATCAAGCATGTGCCGTGCATGAA encodes:
- a CDS encoding prophage antirepressor (PFAM: BRO family, N-terminal domain), whose amino-acid sequence is MQLIENHFNDFKVRIILMDGKEYFIAKDIAKILGYSDTDKAIRQHCKKSFSIGDFFNSDKMAGLDFPKDLGNNFKNFQLIPESDVWRLINKSRLPEAEKIEEWITEEVLPEIRKTGSYSVQKVEVEKFTPQTILEIVETGIQILTKFRELNPAEQIELDTFHKNKNGESLLEKFGKN